The window CAGAAAGGCGCGACTTGCCTTGATTGTGTACCTCCGAGAAGCGCGTCGGAAAAAACGTTTCCTGGCGACCTCCCTCACTGGTAGTTTAGTGCAAGTGCAGCAACGGCCTGATAACAGCGATGTCTTTCGCTGACGgttttcctcctgtctccgtcatCGAAATAACATCTACAGCCGAGCAGCATTAGCGGCCGCCTTCGGCAGGCTGTAAATGGACGAGTCGCGAGGATACACGTGGAAGCGTTGCGACAGCCATGAAACGCGTTTAGCTGAGAATCGTAACTCTCTCTTAACAGAGCTTGGCAGGGAATTCAGCTAGGCTTCTCTGGAGGTAAAGAATCCTCAATGACTTGTGTGCCGTTCCCCTTGCCATGCATGATTACACCTCGCAACAGATCGGCATGCTCAGAAAGACATGCACTCCCGTTTCCCTTGAGCTCAGCGACGGCACAAAAAAGGCTTCCttgaaaaaacagagagaaataAATTGCGAGGAGAGGGATACGGACTCTGCAAGACACGAGACCCTTCTGAACTGGACCAAACTCATAACGAGCCGAAACAAAAACTCAGATGAAAAAGCAAGAAACCATTCACAAGACCCTTTAGAGCGTTCCGCTACCGTGCGATCGTGCATTGCGGGCGATGTGTGTTCgatttcgcgtttcctcacTTTCATGCATCACGCATATCGGAACCTGGCGACTGCCCTGAGTGTTCTGCCACGCTCTCGTTCCCGAGTTTCTAGAAAAATCGGTGTCTCCGTGACGAAGTGCGTCACAACTCCCGTTTCCATGCGTTAGGCAACAACACAGGGTTCATTTGAACTCTTGCACTTGAGATTCCAAGTTTCTTGAAATCACCTTGCCTCGGGGGGTATAGTATACGCGGCGACTATTGATTTCCGTGGTTTTCCTGCCGATTTCCAGGTCCACATTCTCTCGTCCTGTTTCATGCTTTCAAAAAActcaggagaaaagaaatgcGCCTGGCGCAGGCATGAACAAACGCGCCTCCAGTTACTTGATGTGCCCAGTGAAGTGCCTGTATACAACTCCTCTAGAATGCAGGGTGCGAGACGAAAGTGCCTGAGTCGATGTGCTTCCTTCATTCAGATCAGAAAGCGAATCTTCTCGAGTTGGCTTTCGCTCAATTCTCATCTGCTCTCACAGCCCACACTCTTTCTACGCCGTCAATGGCTCCACGCGACCATCCCTATTTCGCCATTATTGCTTTTTCATGATGAATGGAGTTTGATGGGGCGAAGCAATTGCTTTCGTAAtcgaaaagaggggaaggggGACAGGGACACAGTGCATATAGGGGAATGccccggagagagaaaaaagctaAGTAAGCCATAACGTGAGGGAGGAACGCGCAAAGTTTGTCACGCGCAACAAGAAAACAGTGGAATGGCCACAGACAAGTTACACCGtaggaaggacagagaggagacgagctTCTCCGCATCGAGAATCCTTTCACCTCATCCATCCTGTTCTAGCGTGAACGGAGAGAACCCGCTGGAGGGACACGCACGACCCTATGCATAAATCTGTGCACACTCCAGAGAGTCGAATCTGTATGTGTCACATATCAGCCTAGAAGAAGCATGGCTAtgcatagatagatagacacagcggatacatgcacatgcatgcaagaaCGACCGTGGGCACGCACCTCGACTCCCTTGGGCGACAAAAGGAAAGCCCTGCACAGGAAACTGTCGGAAAGGATCCTTGTCAGCGGTCCCCGCTTTCTTTGGTCGCCGGGCTCAAAAACTGTTCTTTGTCTAAGTGTCCCCTCTACCTCAGGTTCaacgttttccttttctctgaaaAACTTGCCATCATTgacgtctctcctcgccccaAACCGACTCTGTTTCccgccgtctttttctgcgttgGAGTTAACCACGTTACACAGTCCCGGGTACGTATCTATATACAAATCGGTCTTCAGAGTGGGGCATTTCGAGCATTTACACTTAGACGCACGCTTCCATACGCAACCATAGACATGACATACTGGATCTAGCTTTGTGTTGTCAACTCTCTCCCCTAGACACAAGGACAGCGCTCTCCTGCCGCGCAGCCTCGAAGCCTGAGAGCCCCAGACccgacgcggcgagaggcacCCGGGACACCAGAAAGAAACCAAGAATGAGAAGAGTGAGGACGTGACCGCCACACAATGTGTCTCTTGTCGGCAGCGGTCGAgtgcgcttctcttcgcaGGCGCGCCGAAAAAGCCTTATCCCAACttggcctttcttcgctcgcccTTGCCGACGGCATGGAAACCACTCTTGATAGTCGTCACGGATCTGTTCGCTCCACAGGCCACACAGCTTTGCTGCCACAGACGGGTTCTGCTGTCCCTTTGCATCGTGGTGTTTGGGCTCTTGCACATTTGGCACGTGACGTATTCGGCTGTAAAAACCAAAGacaaaagaaggggaagcaCTGATCCCATTAgcctctcgctgttcttccctctcttcagAAACTCGAACCCCCGTTCAAAAACGTAGACCCCTGCGTTTCCTCGGGGTGTCTCCCCTCCACTGGTGTCAGACTTCTATACGGCCCGTTCAACCGTCCTCTTGCCGccgggagaggaggcaggaaaaTCCGACGGCAAATCATACGCAGAGAAATCATACTCAAAGACCCAAATCTGGATCCGCGTGAAaactccgcctctctctttacacgaggaaacacacagaagaaacggcgatgtgaatgcatgtgcatgcacccgcCTAGATATCAATAAAGAGGGCCTCACTGCAGAGGAGACTCCATTGTGCCCGGAAACAACCGTAGAAAAACTCAGAATCGGGAAAAGGGTACGGTCGTCTGTCTTTCAGAGGTCTGCTTACTGATGTATTTCCTGAGGAGAGCCTCAATGTGCTTCGGCCCGTACTTTCCCTTCAACACGAGCTGGCCGTCTCCGGCAATGGAACCTTCTGTGCCGAGCTCCGCCAAGACGAACTGATGCACGTGGTCAGGCTGACGGTTCATGATGTTGCAGATGTCCTTGAAGTTGATCCACGCAACCTAAAGGAAGATCCCGAAAAGACATGCATTCAAAGTTCAgtgccggagaagacgggcaGAAGCAccgacggcgcagagaggcgagagacaccccAAACCGGGAGACACATacgaaagcggagaaagacaacaaagggaagaaagaagaggggcgaaagggaacagagagaaaggagtcGCTACGCGGCACAGCGATAGAAACAGACACTTTCGAACGCAACGCCCTGCAAGACCCCTctccagttcttctctcAGAAACACTGAGAGGAACATCCCCCAAACGTTCCGTCTTATTTTTCCCGGAAtcgtccttcgctctctctctctctctgccgatTTCCTCTCTACCTCTTGTCGACGCACTGAGCGCGAgctgtgttctctctcgcctcgttctttcctttcgctttctgAGTTTCTCCCATCATTTGCTCTGCCGTTCCGGCCACCCGAAAAAGAGTCCTCTCACCTTCTTGGAACCGACGCGGACGACTTGTGGCGGCTTGATGGTGTAACGCTTCGCTCCAGAGAGATCAGGGTTGTGTTTCTCAATCAAAGTTTGGATGCGTTGAAGCATCTGAAAACAAAAACGGATAGTGAAATCCACTTTCAGCTGGAGACAACAACCAGAAGGCCTGTCTCCATCCAACTCCCCGCCTCAAAACGCGTTCACAGCTTCGCCTACTCCCAGAAACCCAGAAACAGTCCCGGATACACATCCATACTTAGGTACGCTAAGAtgtacatgcacacatccaCATGAAGAAATACTCATGTGTATAGGTACAGAGGTAGACTGCGACAGGAGtgtacagatagatagatgcacatatccatatatatacatatatatatatatatatatgttcatttatatatgtactCTGTCGACAACGTGTCAGACTTAGACCCGAATAGACATCTACATATACGTGTTTGTGGGAGTAGATTCCCACACTTGCAACAAATCTGTAGGAGACGACAAGAAAGCATTTATTTGCATATCTAAATGTGtgatgaagaaggaaggtCAGAAGCAAATGTAAAAGAAAATGGCAGTGCCAGGAAACGAGGCCTGAAGGGGTGCTTGTTTTCGGTGTCTTCTGACCTCTTGGTAGGTGTACTCCTTTCCGCGCTTGAACACTTCTCCAGTCCCATCGATAAtcgtcgcctcctcttcagCTGAAAAAGGGCAAGGAAATGCAtaaaacgcgaaacgcatGTAGGCACAAAAAAAAAGATTtccagcgagagacaaaaatcacggcggctgctgcgcgcatgcagagagtcAGAGAGACATAACAACCCCATCGAAACAAAGCAACTTCAAGGGTAAAACACACATAAATGTATGAATAAACAAataatatatatgcatatgtatatacgaCTATGTACGTGTTTTTGATTCACGTCCTTCATATGTACAGCACGCTCAGTAGTTACATATTTGTGGGCTTGTATGTGCGCTCATGAACAGTTACACATGGCCTTTTTTGTGAGCCGAAACGGTTACACACGAAACGATGGAGACGAGTgcacggagaggaaagaaatgGAAGAAAGTTGCTCGGACGTCAGATTCCGACATTGAAGCAACAAATGAAGAGCAGGAGCTAGGCACgcaacagagacaggtgCGAAAAGTCGTGATTGtcgccaggagagaagaagagatttCCACGACGTACCTTGTTcggtctccttcttctccttcttctttctgcgacGACGCTCACCGAAGTCGAACTGCTGGGGAGCCTGAAAAAAGGtaagacagagaaggcaagaaaagtgaggagaaaggaacagagTTGCTCGGAGTTTGGACAAGCCTGGgcaaggggaaaagggaagaaggaggaagtgaaaggcggggaagacagGCAAAGGAAACAGCCCCAATGCGTGTGTGGATGAAAAAGTGAGCTGtgaaagaaggagaagcgcgaaaggcgcagagagactcACACAGAACTGATCAGACGTAAGACACGTcgggcgaggagagcaaCGAAAAAAGACCGGGAAGGCCGAAACTGAACACGTCGACTCGCGGGCAAAAAGGGATAGAAAAGggacgcgaaagaagagggcgcagagaagaaaagaaaagagacgggaagaaaagagtagaagtcgagagacagagagatataACGAAAGACGGGAATCGATacaagaggcgcagagaagggCACTCAGAGAGACTGCGGAAGAGATAAGACAGGAAATCGCCTTCCACACTTTTTCTACTGAATTTTGCTCAAGTGCATTGCCTTCTTTAGCAACCTTGGCTCAATCTCCGCGGGTGACCAAAAAAGATTGAAAGAACGTTCTCGGTTAGAACCGGGAGTTAAAGCAttgcacacacacgcatgtgACTGGAGGTGTACATCCACCCCGTTCGGTGCTCCACTCCGGTAGGCTCCCTTCTTAGCTCCttcttgcctttcccttcttttcggcCTGACACCCCTCTGGATCTCCGCCTTATCACAGATGTTAAAGAACACCAACACCAAAGGTGAaagcacgcacacacacacacacacacgtgctCACATATCCacgtctacatatatatatatatagtaggtatatatacgtggatgcatatatatatatatatatatatatagagagagagagagagagagaaagagagagtaGATACATCTACTGTATATACGTAGAGAGCAATAGCTGGTTGTGTATCCCAGTTTTACATTTTcaggttttcttcctcgtaCAGGCCTTGTGTGCTTCTGATCTGAACGTTTTGCACATCGTTCCGTCGGGCTGTCTTCTCAGAAGATgctggaagaaaagagcgagaaaagcatGCAGATTCTTTCGACTGCTTTtacctcttcttcagcttcggCCTGTTGCGGTTCGGCCGCCTCAGCCTGCGCCTCGGGGGCGGaggcttcttctcgtttctctaTCTCTGCCATGTTGCGAAAAATTCTGGAGTCGgatggagacgaggaaagcaggagacgaagaggaaagagaagacaaggatCTTCCAGGAATTCCTCACGGCAGAAATTCAGTTGCAGGTACGCCGAATCCCAGCCGGTGACCAAAGGTCTACACAAGGAGCTCAAAGAcacacgagaggaaaggaaaaaggacgGACCaaagagaggtggagagacaagcagaaaGCGGGACGGAAATGGcaaacagaaagggagaaaggcaggcgaggTGTCTGTACCGCTCAGctcgcgcgaagaagaagcgttTTCTTGTGGGGTGATTTGCACGCCAGAGGCAGTTTCTGGCCTTTTGacttgctgcatgcgcaaagGTCGCCAGAAAATGGCGAGACGGCTTATACACGGGAGTTTTCGCGTACTCGGTCACGCCTCGCCAGCGTTCTGAGTTTTTTCTGGAACGTTCTGTGCAAGCGTTTtccgggaaaaaaggaaactcAGCTGTACCCGGTAAGCTTCCCCTCGTGCATCTCCTCACTGTTGTAAAGAACTcattctctgcctttctctgtgtcggttcttgtctgctgtctctgctccaACTTAGCTGTTTtcgccgcagcgcctgcatGTGCATCTGAGAGGCTTATCCCGATTCAACACAACAGATGCTTCCGCCTTCTTGTTCCCTGTGGCGGTTGCTTGGAAGGTTTCTGGACAAACTAGTTTTAAATTTTTCGTATGTTCTCTTTGGATCGAGTCGCATGTGACGCGCTCCTCTCGGCAGGCACAGACTGCTTGTCGCAGCGACGGTGAAGACATCCTTGTTGCGCTTCTTTCCGGTGTCTGTCGAGCCACGGGGTCGTCCATCATCTGAGTGaatcttctctgtttcctggcAACATGGAATCTCACAAGAGCTGTCCGTACACTGGACTCCCAGTGTGTACGTGTCCTGAGGGCCGAGATTCCCCTCGGCTGGTTCCCTCTCTTGGACATACGACTCGTTTCTCGTggtccgtctcctctcctgctccgcagccttcttctcttactcccctttcttcttctctttcttcttctctttcgtcttctctttcttcttcgcgttcttcctctcgttcctcgtctctctcttcttcgccgtgttcgtctgtctctgcttctccggcctgttcgccgtcctcttctttttcttccctgacTTTTTCGCCActtctgtcttcgtctttttcttcgtgctCGTTGTCGGGGGATGCGCTCCGGGGAGGCTTCGCATCgtcggagagggagaaactccctggagaggcggagagcccGGCTACCCCCTTCCTGGGGGCGGGAAATTTTGATCTCGCTTCGATTGGGGAAATCGTGGCAATCCAGAGAAAGCAAATTCTCAAAAATATCCGCAAACGCGTCGCCCAGACCGAGTACTGCATGTACTGCGAAAGAAACTGTAAGTGAACAAGGGTTTTCTGCATAGCGACGCCTGtcggagagacaaacgagagcTTGTCTTTTGTATCCTTTTTCCTCGAGTGTTTGCCTTCTGTTCCGAACGCGCAGCCTTTGCTGCGAAGCACGCCTTTGATCATATCCAGCAAACGTCCAAGATCTTTTCCGTCGAATCAATGCTTTCAAAGCGGTATCCAAATATATATCCACGTGTATGGATATATGTTTTCATACAACATAGAaaattatatatatatatatatatatatatatatattgatatgCTTATATGAATGTTTCTCTGTGCCTAAATATGTCAATGGATATGTGTGCTTGTACCAAAATATCGATGGACAAATATATCTACGTGGATGCATAGAGGCACATCTGTGTACATTGGGGTGTAGTCATCGATTGAATGCCGGTTGCTCCTTTTGAACGGTACTCTCCTTTttgtcgttctctctgcggcctAACGTCTTTGCTTTGGATTCTCGTTTGCGCCAGTTTCTCACCTCCTCCTCACTCCATCTCCTCCCTTATCCTTCTTCAAGAGAAGAATACTTCGATCTTCGTTAtctctccacgttttttttctgtctcttttagGTGTCGAACCCAACAGCTCTTCCCCCTTCTGCGTGCACTGCCAAGCCTCCAGTCGCAGCAACGGCAGCCCCTGTGCACCGGCCCAGACTGGAAGTTCTTCGGCTTCGTCaggttcttcgtcttccgcttcttcctcttcttccgcttcttcctcttcttcgtcttcttccgcttcttcctcttcttcctcttcttcttccccttcgtcttcttgtTCTGGTTGGACGCTCCTGGCAGATGGACACGACCCCAACGTTGTTCCTTTTGTTCCTTGTTTTTCAAAGGCTCGTGGAGATCTTGGTttgtcgtcttttctctccgtgggAGACAAGGACGGGTGCGCGTCCGTGGAAGATTTGAAGGCCCGCGGAAAAGTTTTCGCGACCGCCTGCGGAGTGGAGGCGGTCCTCGCTGGCGACGAACGTGAAGACTCTGACGAACGATTCGAGCTTTGGTGCCGTCAAAAAACGTGCAGAAAAGAGTCGGGAGACCTCAAGGACATGCTCGTGTGCTTTAGATGCAGGCAGTCCCACCATGCAAGGTACATGCAAAAGGAAACCGTCTTGCCCATCGTCGAAATCTCCTTTCACTCTTCCATCCATATCTGTCTATCCATTTttatacatatgtagatatatatatatatgtacatatgtacTGGTGTACGCTTGTATACAGGGATACGAAGCCCAAATCCTTTTGTGCACAAGACGCAGGCACAGTCGTTGAAAATATAATTATGTCAGTGCACTACCGATTAAGGCGTGTAGCATTTCCTATGCTCCAGTAATCACAGCTGCCGTGCATAAGGCAGTTTAGGGTCGTGTCCGCTGTTTCATCAGAGATAACTCTATATTTCGCATTGTGTTTACGTCTGCCTAGAACAAAACAGGTTCGTGTCGCTCTGCGTGTTGTCTCGATTTTTTTCGCGCTGCCTGGTGTCGCTTTGTTCAGCTGCTGCGATCCGCCGTTGAACTACGAGATGGTAACACGGTATCCGTGGCACTGTGCTGATTGCAAGGTGAGATCTGCTCGAGCGTGTGCGGGGAACTCGGCATGAGAACGCCTTCTCACGTCTCCACTTGTGGTTTTCCAGGTCGgtttcgtgcatgcacacgttCCCAATTACTCAACGGCTGCCTTCTGGGTTTTACGCAACTTCACGCCGCTCTCAAATGCCTCTAAAAACGTCACCctagacacacacaaatgGTGGTTTCTCAAAATATACGCTGGACACCACTATATCTTCATGATGGTCATGAAAAAtcacaatagaacttggatccggcAAGCAAggacattcaagatctaaaccagtagtccaactcgtagtatatattccccagaaaaagctaCTACTACTACTAAACTTCTACACGGGTATATATATCaatacacctatatatatatatatatatatatatatatagacgcGTAGGCGTAAGCCAACGCTAAATGTGTAGGCGTGTGTATTCGTTCCACGAGtatttctgcctctctctttggttTTCACTGTGTAGAAAAGAAATGTGTGCACAAAAATGTATGCTTGGTGATGGAAATATGTCTGAAGAGGGATCGGTGCGAGTAGATTCATACGTGTCTGTGTATCTCTAGATGCACGGGTCCCTGTGGATCGTGTACGTGTCggttcttttctgcctcgttgGCGTGggcctctgttttcttccagAGATGCGAGCGTTGTCAGTTGAACACGAATGAAGAACAAATGCTGATTTGCGACGCTTGCGATCGCGCCTTTCACATGGACTGTATGGACCCGCCCGTCCAGGAGGTAGGTTTTTCGGCTCGTCTCTCAatgcgagaaaagagaagagaagaacatCTCTTCCCTTTGAGGTTTTCTGCTCCTTAGgtcttctgtcccctcgAAGCTGGCGATTCACTGGCCTTCGGAGACTTCCACAGTTTTCTgactttctctgtctttctggaAAGAGCAATGGCCTGCCGGTACCGGAGATCAAACCGAGCATGCGCGGTTTCGTGCAAATGCTTTCTCACCAAGAGACGCTGGGAAATCGCGAGAGGCAACATGGAAAGCCGTGGAGCGGATGAGGAGACACTCCCTTTTCCGCGGTGCCGTGTGCCGTAGGTCCCCGACGGAGACTGGTTTTGCCCGGACTGCGGCCACTGCGCCTGCTGCGGTCGCCAGCTTACCCCTGAGAGAATTCTGGTAAAAAACGGGATAAAGTTTTCCAGTTAAGCTGACTCGTAAAAGCGGCAAACAGTTCCTGGCAACCTCGCGCCAAAGAGCAGTTTTCCTAAAAAGTCTTGCTAGCAAATCCAGAAGGAAAACATATTTCACGTGCTCTGTCACATACTCCTATACAGCTGTGgacatagatagatagaggCAGAGCGATATCGAGAAGCACATTCACAGATCTCTCGAGAGATGTGTGCGTCTATTTATATTTGTTTTTTGTATGTATCCCTTTTATCTGGTTCTTCAAGCGTGCTGAGCTCGCGGTGTTCTTCGTCCAGGCTTGAGGAGCG is drawn from Neospora caninum Liverpool complete genome, chromosome X and contains these coding sequences:
- a CDS encoding Translation initiation factor IF-2 beta subunit,related; amino-acid sequence: MAEIEKREEASAPEAQAEAAEPQQAEAEEEAPQQFDFGERRRRKKKEKKETEQAEEEATIIDGTGEVFKRGKEYTYQEMLQRIQTLIEKHNPDLSGAKRYTIKPPQVVRVGSKKVAWINFKDICNIMNRQPDHVHQFVLAELGTEGSIAGDGQLVLKGKYGPKHIEALLRKYITEYVTCQMCKSPNTTMQRDSRTRLWQQSCVACGANRSVTTIKSGFHAVGKGERRKAKLG